In one Pasteuria penetrans genomic region, the following are encoded:
- the xseB gene encoding exodeoxyribonuclease VII small subunit, which translates to MATKNESVSTENESALIEGEEMGMSFEEAITRLEYLANALEQDTLPLEEALCSFEEGVRLVRFCNEKLTRAQQQVEQLVDQNGQWVKRPFAGDG; encoded by the coding sequence ATGGCAACCAAAAATGAGTCCGTGTCAACTGAAAATGAGTCGGCCCTGATAGAGGGGGAGGAAATGGGTATGTCGTTTGAAGAGGCGATAACCCGTTTGGAGTATCTAGCTAATGCCCTCGAGCAGGATACGTTACCGTTAGAAGAGGCCCTGTGTAGTTTTGAGGAGGGTGTGCGGCTAGTTCGTTTCTGTAATGAAAAATTAACGCGGGCCCAGCAACAGGTAGAGCAGCTCGTGGATCAAAATGGTCAATGGGTTAAGCGTCCCTTTGCGGGGGATGGTTAG
- the xseA gene encoding exodeoxyribonuclease VII large subunit: METEKSKDMKERVLQRGGQDFPVLSVTEAVAQLSYCVAREERLQGIWLEGELSNLSHSRVAGHKYFTLKDCTAQIAAVFFMRYARWLKFPLAEGERVQAYGHMGFYEKVGRVQFVVHSIRKCGIGDLHTALQRLQARLEAEGLFTRPRQSLPTCPRCVGVVTSPTGAVIQDILTTLDKRWPMARVLLFPVNVQGDHALESVVQGLEVMGGHPEVEVLIVGRGGGSVEDLVVFNQEQVVRAIVKSSRPVVAAIGHATDTTLSDAVADAHAVTPTAAAALVVPDQQVCLQRIGACEDRLRKAVRSRQRVAGQRLQTLLASSVFLRPERRFVGVRGRWQGLLVRWQNSFPTHLRRMEYRVGSVCWRMTRQMVQRPQPLLSEVARRGLCLRQRMVRCLDGLQRRLQQAQVRLLACHPHRPLERGYAWVEQVEKPGQIQMDAGGLQPDALIRIRWARSSVVAKVKEIEAQGGVFVDGNQK; encoded by the coding sequence ATGGAGACGGAAAAGAGTAAGGATATGAAGGAGAGGGTCCTGCAGAGGGGGGGCCAGGATTTCCCGGTTTTGTCGGTGACGGAGGCCGTGGCACAGCTTTCCTATTGTGTGGCTCGTGAGGAGCGTTTGCAGGGGATTTGGTTGGAGGGTGAGTTATCCAATTTGTCTCATTCCAGGGTAGCTGGGCATAAGTACTTTACACTCAAGGATTGTACGGCGCAGATTGCGGCTGTCTTTTTTATGCGTTACGCACGCTGGTTGAAATTCCCCCTTGCTGAGGGCGAGCGTGTGCAAGCTTACGGGCACATGGGTTTTTATGAGAAAGTGGGTCGGGTCCAATTCGTTGTTCATTCCATTCGAAAGTGTGGAATAGGGGATCTACATACGGCTTTGCAGCGTTTGCAAGCTCGTCTGGAGGCGGAGGGTCTTTTTACACGCCCCCGCCAGTCTCTGCCCACCTGTCCCCGTTGTGTGGGTGTGGTAACTTCGCCAACGGGTGCTGTAATTCAGGACATTCTTACAACCTTGGATAAGCGTTGGCCTATGGCTAGGGTTCTCCTGTTCCCCGTGAATGTACAAGGTGATCATGCATTGGAGAGCGTGGTACAGGGATTGGAGGTGATGGGTGGTCATCCTGAGGTAGAGGTACTGATTGTGGGCCGTGGCGGGGGTTCCGTGGAGGATCTGGTTGTATTCAATCAGGAGCAAGTGGTTCGTGCGATTGTAAAGTCCTCGCGGCCAGTGGTGGCCGCTATTGGTCATGCGACGGATACCACCTTGAGCGATGCGGTGGCGGATGCACACGCTGTTACACCGACAGCAGCGGCTGCATTGGTGGTTCCTGATCAACAGGTTTGCCTGCAACGGATTGGGGCCTGTGAGGATCGCTTGCGGAAGGCGGTCCGCTCCCGCCAGCGCGTTGCAGGACAGCGGTTGCAGACCCTACTGGCATCTTCTGTTTTTCTGCGGCCTGAACGGCGGTTTGTCGGCGTGAGGGGACGTTGGCAAGGGTTGTTGGTTCGTTGGCAAAATAGTTTTCCTACGCATCTGCGGAGGATGGAGTATCGTGTAGGGTCCGTTTGTTGGCGGATGACACGCCAGATGGTGCAGCGTCCACAGCCCCTTCTTTCCGAGGTTGCGAGGAGAGGATTGTGTTTGAGACAGCGGATGGTGCGTTGTTTGGATGGCCTGCAGCGGCGTTTACAACAAGCACAGGTTCGTTTGCTTGCATGCCACCCCCATCGCCCGCTGGAGCGGGGGTATGCTTGGGTGGAGCAGGTGGAGAAACCTGGGCAGATTCAGATGGATGCAGGAGGGTTGCAACCCGATGCGTTGATCCGTATCCGTTGGGCTAGAAGCAGTGTGGTGGCAAAAGTGAAGGAAATAGAGGCACAGGGGGGGGTCTTCGTTGATGGCAACCAAAAATGA
- the folD gene encoding bifunctional methylenetetrahydrofolate dehydrogenase/methenyltetrahydrofolate cyclohydrolase FolD yields MSIFATILDGRKVVATLRHEMVEQVAIWKRRGIIPCLAVIEVGEDPASRVYIGAKKRACQQVGIRFQRHALPDTTGRVQLMELIHQCNADADIHGIIVQLPLPPSLDPVEIQAEIMVEKDVDGLTPTNLGRLAMGRPRLVPCTPRGIIELLLRTGSELEGKHAVVVGRSTLVGQPMAWLLMQQHATVTVCHSRTVDLSSHTGQADILVVAAGVPHLITGAHVKPGAVVVDVGIHRTPTGTLCGDVDFAAVSSLAAAITPVPGGVGPMTVAMLLSNTLLAVDAQYPSGC; encoded by the coding sequence ATGAGTATTTTCGCAACTATATTGGATGGTCGGAAAGTGGTTGCCACCCTACGGCATGAAATGGTGGAGCAAGTAGCGATTTGGAAGCGTAGGGGTATTATACCTTGCCTAGCAGTAATTGAGGTAGGGGAGGATCCCGCCTCGCGTGTTTATATTGGTGCAAAAAAGCGTGCTTGTCAGCAAGTGGGTATTCGGTTTCAGCGACACGCTCTTCCGGATACTACAGGGCGTGTGCAATTGATGGAACTCATTCATCAGTGTAATGCGGATGCCGATATACACGGAATCATCGTTCAATTACCCCTCCCCCCCTCTCTTGACCCTGTTGAGATACAGGCAGAGATTATGGTGGAGAAGGACGTGGATGGTTTGACGCCTACCAACCTGGGTCGGTTGGCCATGGGTAGACCCAGGTTGGTTCCCTGCACACCGCGCGGGATCATAGAACTTCTACTTCGTACGGGATCCGAATTGGAGGGTAAACACGCGGTGGTGGTAGGTCGTAGTACCTTAGTGGGGCAACCCATGGCTTGGTTGCTAATGCAACAACATGCGACGGTTACCGTGTGCCATTCCCGTACAGTAGATTTGTCTTCCCACACAGGACAAGCTGATATCCTTGTGGTGGCAGCAGGGGTTCCTCATCTTATTACGGGTGCGCATGTCAAGCCGGGCGCGGTCGTGGTTGATGTGGGTATCCACCGCACCCCTACAGGCACATTGTGCGGTGATGTTGATTTTGCTGCGGTATCTTCCCTAGCGGCGGCGATTACACCTGTACCCGGGGGGGTGGGTCCCATGACAGTAGCTATGTTGTTGTCCAATACCCTATTGGCAGTGGACGCACAGTACCCTAGTGGTTGTTAG
- the nusB gene encoding transcription antitermination factor NusB produces the protein MNRRQAREHSLQALYQAEFGSKAGWEIPLEEENDEGGDSSPTEGEFFSQRLFAGVKEREDFIDQLLRPFLKKGWALERLSLVDRSILRLAVYELIYESSTPPRVVINEAVDLAKDFGDNDSPSFINGVLGNFLVSSEGETVGLSPTIRARIAEQHSNHRG, from the coding sequence ATGAATCGACGTCAGGCGAGGGAGCATTCATTGCAGGCATTGTACCAGGCTGAATTTGGTAGCAAGGCGGGCTGGGAAATACCCCTGGAGGAGGAGAATGATGAGGGGGGGGATTCCTCGCCCACAGAGGGTGAGTTTTTTTCCCAACGGTTGTTTGCAGGGGTGAAGGAACGCGAGGATTTTATTGATCAGCTCTTGAGACCCTTTTTGAAAAAAGGTTGGGCGTTGGAACGTCTATCTTTGGTAGATCGGTCCATTCTGCGGTTGGCCGTCTACGAACTGATTTATGAATCGAGTACACCCCCTCGAGTGGTGATCAACGAGGCTGTAGATTTAGCCAAGGATTTTGGGGACAATGATTCCCCTTCCTTTATCAATGGTGTACTCGGTAATTTTTTGGTTTCCTCGGAGGGGGAGACAGTGGGATTGTCTCCTACGATTCGAGCAAGGATAGCGGAACAACATTCTAACCATAGGGGATGA
- the amaP gene encoding alkaline shock response membrane anchor protein AmaP produces the protein MEHVRVVRQRLMGFVWGMVFVLLAIPWFFSAWLLAARWDFLLQWLGDARFHTQTVAALACLGVAAFVAALCYWTFHFSGRRGGLCVQRSTEMGNVQISLTVIESLTLRAARRVRGVHNVTAYVFLPVRGDELALCVNLWVTVDGERSLPELTGELQRVVKERIEQIAGVDVARIGVDVVKTAVVERGSMRVDRTG, from the coding sequence ATGGAGCACGTTAGGGTTGTAAGGCAGCGATTGATGGGGTTTGTGTGGGGTATGGTGTTTGTTTTACTGGCCATTCCTTGGTTTTTCTCTGCCTGGTTGTTAGCGGCACGTTGGGATTTTTTGCTTCAATGGCTGGGGGATGCAAGGTTCCATACACAAACGGTTGCGGCCTTGGCGTGCCTTGGTGTGGCAGCCTTTGTGGCGGCCCTCTGCTATTGGACCTTCCATTTTTCGGGTAGGCGTGGTGGCCTTTGTGTGCAGCGTTCGACCGAAATGGGTAATGTGCAAATTTCCTTGACAGTCATTGAAAGCCTTACCCTGCGAGCCGCACGACGTGTACGTGGTGTTCACAACGTAACGGCCTATGTTTTCCTACCCGTGAGGGGCGATGAGCTTGCACTGTGTGTAAATTTGTGGGTAACGGTGGATGGTGAACGTAGTTTGCCTGAACTGACAGGGGAGCTACAACGTGTAGTCAAAGAGCGCATCGAGCAAATTGCGGGGGTAGATGTGGCACGAATTGGCGTAGACGTTGTCAAAACCGCGGTTGTTGAACGTGGTTCCATGCGTGTTGATCGAACGGGGTGA
- a CDS encoding Asp23/Gls24 family envelope stress response protein, producing MDGKEPKGLLGEQSGVPMVSAETYGKIEIAPEVIQTIAVLSVTQVEGVHSLAGSEMSAAHWFGRRGANRGVKVILADGGTNETVIEVSLIATKGHQIPTIGRRVQEQVKKTVESMTGTTVDSVHVRIDGIRPAEKT from the coding sequence ATGGACGGGAAAGAACCTAAGGGGTTACTAGGGGAGCAATCGGGTGTTCCTATGGTTTCCGCCGAAACCTACGGGAAGATTGAGATCGCGCCTGAGGTAATCCAAACGATTGCTGTTCTATCAGTTACTCAGGTAGAGGGAGTTCACTCGCTGGCGGGTAGCGAGATGTCGGCGGCTCATTGGTTTGGAAGAAGGGGAGCCAACCGGGGTGTGAAGGTGATTCTCGCCGATGGCGGGACCAATGAGACGGTCATTGAAGTATCGCTCATTGCAACGAAAGGGCATCAAATTCCCACGATCGGCCGCCGTGTGCAGGAGCAAGTGAAGAAAACGGTAGAATCTATGACAGGTACCACAGTGGACAGTGTTCACGTACGTATCGATGGTATTAGACCCGCAGAAAAAACTTGA
- the accC gene encoding acetyl-CoA carboxylase biotin carboxylase subunit, translating into MQKVLVANRGEIAVRILRTCREMGLATVAVYSEADRDALHVTLADEAYCIGPAAAVASYLNMTNLMSVATLVGADAIHPGYGFLAENADFAELCNACGISFIGPSPEAISTMGDKQKAREIVVRADVPVLPGGILEGSAEEMQASADAVGYPLLVKAIAGGGGRGMRAVEHPGELLRVIQIAQQEARNCFGSSEVYLEKLLCRPRHIEIQIFSDRYGNIIHLGERECSIQRRYQKLIEEAPSPVLTAALRESMGQAALRAARSIDYVGAGTVEFLLAPDGNFYFMEMNTRIQVEHPVTEMITGLDLVQLQLLVSRGERLPIRQEDVLLSGCAVECRINAEDPEHDFRPSSGTIDFYLPPGGVGVRVDSACYPGCRISPFYDSLLAKVITWGSDRREACKRMERALREFAVEGISTTIPFHLRLLAEPRFSAGDIHVQFLQEEGGVQHGRERT; encoded by the coding sequence GTGCAAAAAGTGTTGGTGGCCAACCGCGGGGAGATCGCCGTGCGTATTCTACGTACATGTCGGGAGATGGGCCTGGCCACTGTGGCTGTGTATTCAGAGGCTGATCGTGACGCTTTGCATGTTACTTTGGCGGATGAGGCCTACTGCATAGGGCCAGCGGCGGCAGTGGCTAGTTACCTGAACATGACCAATTTGATGAGTGTGGCGACGTTAGTTGGTGCCGATGCGATTCATCCCGGTTATGGATTTTTGGCAGAAAATGCTGATTTCGCTGAACTATGCAATGCCTGTGGCATTAGCTTCATTGGCCCCAGCCCGGAGGCGATTTCCACCATGGGTGATAAGCAGAAGGCGCGCGAGATTGTGGTGCGGGCGGATGTACCAGTTTTACCGGGTGGTATTTTGGAGGGGTCCGCGGAGGAGATGCAGGCTTCTGCCGATGCAGTTGGTTACCCTCTGTTGGTCAAGGCCATAGCGGGTGGCGGAGGACGTGGTATGAGAGCAGTGGAGCATCCAGGGGAATTGTTGAGGGTGATTCAGATTGCTCAGCAAGAGGCGAGAAATTGTTTTGGTTCCTCGGAGGTTTATCTGGAGAAATTGTTGTGTCGGCCGCGGCACATAGAAATTCAGATTTTTTCCGATCGATATGGGAACATCATCCATTTGGGAGAGAGGGAATGTTCCATCCAGCGTCGTTATCAAAAGTTGATTGAGGAGGCGCCCTCCCCGGTTCTTACGGCCGCCCTGCGGGAATCGATGGGACAGGCCGCTCTACGGGCTGCCCGGTCCATTGATTATGTAGGAGCGGGAACGGTGGAGTTTCTCCTGGCCCCAGACGGGAATTTCTACTTTATGGAGATGAATACGCGCATTCAGGTGGAACATCCTGTGACGGAAATGATTACGGGTTTGGATTTGGTTCAATTGCAATTGCTGGTCTCCCGTGGTGAGAGATTACCCATTCGGCAAGAGGATGTGCTCCTCTCCGGTTGCGCCGTGGAATGTAGGATCAACGCTGAGGATCCGGAACACGACTTTCGTCCCTCCTCTGGTACGATCGATTTCTACTTACCACCCGGGGGTGTAGGTGTTCGGGTGGATAGTGCCTGTTATCCAGGTTGTCGCATTTCCCCTTTTTATGATTCATTGCTTGCCAAGGTGATAACATGGGGTAGTGATCGTCGGGAAGCTTGTAAGAGGATGGAACGTGCTCTAAGGGAATTTGCGGTGGAGGGTATAAGTACTACCATTCCTTTCCATTTACGATTGTTGGCAGAGCCCCGTTTTAGCGCGGGGGATATCCACGTACAGTTCCTACAGGAAGAGGGGGGAGTGCAACATGGACGGGAAAGAACCTAA
- the accB gene encoding acetyl-CoA carboxylase biotin carboxyl carrier protein: protein MIEAGERRQIGKKCWIPCAGMATMRYRGSCRRPFWDGEGIACMVLTLDEILQLMESMNRTDIVTLEVGKGDFHLKLQKPLAVVESATLNKTMVTDSVHPPPTGPVVSGSPSVGPEGGGAGDMNDDSVHHIVAPMVGTFYVAPSPGAEPYVREGDEVETTTVVCIVEAMKLMNEIEAEVKGTVVEVLAGDGQLVEYGQPLFLVRKH from the coding sequence ATGATAGAGGCTGGTGAACGGAGGCAGATTGGCAAAAAATGTTGGATTCCCTGTGCTGGAATGGCTACAATGAGGTATAGAGGAAGTTGCCGCAGGCCATTTTGGGATGGAGAGGGGATAGCCTGCATGGTCCTGACGTTGGACGAGATTTTACAATTGATGGAGTCAATGAACCGTACGGATATTGTTACATTGGAAGTGGGAAAGGGCGATTTTCATCTGAAATTACAGAAACCCCTTGCGGTTGTAGAATCAGCCACATTGAACAAAACGATGGTTACAGATTCAGTTCATCCCCCACCAACAGGGCCGGTGGTTTCCGGTTCCCCTTCCGTGGGTCCAGAAGGGGGGGGAGCTGGGGACATGAACGACGATAGTGTACATCACATCGTAGCCCCCATGGTAGGTACCTTCTATGTAGCTCCCTCGCCTGGGGCAGAACCCTACGTGCGCGAGGGTGATGAGGTGGAGACCACGACGGTAGTTTGCATCGTGGAGGCAATGAAGCTGATGAACGAAATTGAAGCGGAGGTCAAGGGAACGGTTGTGGAGGTCCTGGCAGGGGATGGGCAACTGGTAGAATATGGTCAACCGCTTTTTCTCGTGCGCAAGCATTGA